The Agarilytica rhodophyticola genome has a window encoding:
- a CDS encoding viroplasmin family protein, whose product MAKKFYVVWKGRETGIFTDWNTCKKHVDQFPGARYKSFKTKEEAEQAFNGKPSSAALGTSNKRATASSSANKGLKTYNGDEIAAMTMDTKVFTDGGCEPNPGEAGSGIAVYRNDVLDELWYGLYNPKGTNNTAELNALHQALLMAQSEIQQDRSIAIYCDSKYSIQCITQWAAGWQKKGWKKSGGEIKNLALIKEMFALYQELKSDINIFHVNGHVGVEGNELADRMTMVAVERKDKSFSRFKDTLDIGTILAMRAG is encoded by the coding sequence ATGGCAAAAAAGTTTTACGTAGTATGGAAAGGTCGAGAAACAGGCATTTTTACCGACTGGAACACATGCAAAAAGCATGTTGACCAATTTCCAGGTGCGCGCTACAAATCTTTCAAAACAAAAGAAGAAGCCGAGCAAGCTTTTAACGGCAAGCCTTCCTCCGCTGCACTTGGCACATCCAATAAGCGCGCTACTGCCTCATCTTCTGCTAACAAAGGGCTTAAAACCTACAATGGCGATGAAATAGCAGCGATGACGATGGATACCAAAGTTTTTACCGATGGCGGCTGTGAGCCTAACCCCGGTGAAGCGGGCTCTGGTATTGCGGTTTATCGTAATGATGTGCTCGATGAATTATGGTACGGCTTGTACAATCCTAAAGGCACTAATAATACTGCTGAACTAAATGCACTGCATCAAGCATTATTGATGGCTCAAAGCGAAATTCAGCAAGATCGTTCTATTGCGATCTATTGTGACTCCAAGTACTCAATTCAATGTATTACTCAGTGGGCGGCTGGCTGGCAAAAAAAAGGCTGGAAAAAATCTGGTGGCGAAATTAAAAACTTAGCCCTTATTAAAGAAATGTTTGCCCTTTATCAAGAGCTAAAGAGCGATATTAATATTTTCCATGTGAATGGTCATGTTGGTGTTGAAGGTAATGAACTTGCCGATAGAATGACAATGGTGGCAGTAGAAAGAAAAGATAAATCGTTTTCGCGTTTTAAAGATACCCTTGATATAGGCACTATTTTAGCGATGCGTGCTGGTTAG